CGAGAGAACTCGCGGGGTCAGTTCAACGTGCCGATGGGGCGCTACAAAAACCCTAAGATTTGCCACGTAGACTTGCTGCAAGCAGCGGCGATCGCCCTCCGCCACACGGAACTATTCGCCCATCCCTTTGAGATGGTGCTGGAACACGCCCGCACGCCGCAGGATTTTGTCTACCTCGACCCGCCCTACTACCCCATCAGCGCCACCAGCCGCTTCACGTCTTACAACCGCTACGCCTTTAACCGAGACGACCAAATTCGCCTGCGGGATGTGTTTGCAGAACTGGCGCGGCGCGGGGTCAAGGCAATGCTGTCCAACTCTGACTGCGAGTTTATCCGCGACCTCTACGCAGACTTTCCCACCCACACCATCACTGCCGCCCGCTCAATCAACTCCAACGCCCGTCGCCGGGGAAAAATTACCGAAGTGTTGGTGACTTCTTATCGCTAGCTGGTTTGTCGCCAGATTTAACCAGCCAGATTTAACCAGATTTAAAAAGAAAAACGGGGCAAGCCCCCTTAGCCCCGTTTCTCAAACAAGAGGTGCCTGTCATCAGGCAACTGAGAGTTAACCTCTATGCTTCTTAGAATAATCGCTGAAACAGAGCTAAAACCTCACCCAACTTGCGTAAAACTATCTGCTCATCCTGGAGGATCTGACTGGGCGACCGCCCCTCACCCAGGAGTAGGAGAAGGCTTGCGGGCCCACAGCAGCGCGATCGCCACCAGCAGCGCCGCCGCACCCAGCAGCGACAGCCTACCCAGGCTGAGTGACAGCAGACCCGCCTGCAACGCATTTTGCAGGAGATTGGCCGCCGAAACGCCGCCGAGGTATAGCCCCACGCCCAGCCCAGCACGGCTCACGGGCACTTGGGCAAGGGCTACAGGCAAGCCGCCGTTTTGAATCAGCGCCAGCGCCAAAATCAGCACTAGAATACCCAGCGCTACAATCGCCGCCGAGGGCACCAGCCCCCACAGCGTCGCCACCAGCACTGCCCCCACTACGCCAGCCGTCAGGGCTAGTCGATTGCCCAGGCGAGTGGCGATCGCCCCCAAGGGCACGGCAACGACGGCAATGGCGATCGCCACCCAGAGCATGATTTGATTCGAGTTTTGACCCGGCAGATGGGTCGAGGTCATGCCGCGCACCGCATCCATCATTAGCCGCTGCCCCCCAGCCCAGACAAAGCCCCACCGCCGCCAAAAAGCTGAGGCTGCCCAGCGAGGGCAACGGTGACGCATCCGTGGCGATCGCCCCTGACAGGGTGAAGGAAACTGGCGCATCCAGCCGCCTCAGCAGCGCCGCCGCCAGCAGCAGCACTGTAGATCCCACCAAGAAAGTGGCCAGCGGCCCCAGGTTCAAGATCATCTGGTTGACCACAGGCACCAGAGTCCCCACAATGCCACTGGCCACCGTGAGGAAGCTGGCGGCCAGCGGCAGATGCGAAACCGTCGTGTAGTGCCCTAAAAGCGACAGCACGGGACTATGAAACACCGTCATCGCCAGCGACCACGCCACCAGCACGAACAGCATCAGACCCCGCAGCGCCGTGCCCGTGTCCAGCACCGTGATGCCAGGAATCGCCAAAAAGAGCGCCGCCGTTAACACGACCCCGACGGCAATGAAGGGGAAGCGGGTGCCCGTCCAGCGCTGCGCCCGGTCAGACAGGCTCCCCATGAGCGGCTGGAAGGCGATCGCCAGCGCATTTTCCAGGGCGGCGATCGCCACCCCCAGGCTGATCGGTAGCCCAAATTGCTCCAGCAGTTGAGGGACGTAGGCTCCATACATCACCCACATCAGCGTAATAGCCGACTGCACTGCAGCCAGCCCCAAAACCTGCCGCCACAAAACGGGCGATCGCCCCACGGGAGAGGTCATCGGTTGACCTAGTGTTCCATGACCTAGTATTCCGGCACGGAGGGATCAACCTCGCGGCTCCAGGCAGTAATGCCGCCCTTCACATTGATGCCGTCGATCCCGGCCCGCTCTTTCAAAATCGCCAGCGCCTTGGCCGAGCGCCCGCCCATCTTGCAGTGGGCAATCAGCTTGTGCCCGTTCAGCAACTCCTGCACCTTGGCCACGCCGTCGCCGTTTTCAATTTCCGGCAGCGGAATCAGCGTCGTACCGGGAATTTTGGCAATTTCGTATTCATTGGGATTGCGAACATCAATCACCACGTAGCCATCTGCACCACTGTCGAGCAGTTGCTTTAGCTCAGTCACGGTCATTTCCTGCATTTCAGACTGTTGCTGTGCTTCCATTGCTTTGGCCTGGGGAATTCCACAAAACTCTTCGTAGTCGATCAGTTTCTCAATCACCGGACGCTCTGGATTGGGGCGCAGCTTTAGCTCTCGGAAGGTCATGTTAAGCGCGTTGAACAGCAGCAGCCGCCCGTTCAGGGTTTGCCCCTGCCCCAGAATAATCTTCACCGTTTCCGTCGCCTGGATCACGCCAATAATGCCAGGGAGAATGCCCAGCACGCCACCCTCGGCGCAGGAGGGCACCAGACCCGGTGGTGGGGGTTCGGGATAGAGGTCGCGGTAGTTGGGCCCGTCCTGGTAGTTAAACACCGTCGCCTGCCCCTCAAACCGGAAGATAGAGCCGTAGACATTGGGCTTGCCCGACAGGACACAGGCATCGTTCACCAGATAGCGCGTTGGGAAGTTGTCGGTGCCGTCTACCACAATGTCGTAGGGTTCCATAATGCTCAACGCATTCTCGGAACTGAGGCGGGTTTCGTAAAGATCCACCTGGCAGTAGGGGTTGATTTCCAAAATCCGGTTTTTGGCGGACTGAATTTTAGGTTTGCCGACCCAGGAGGTGCCGTGAATCACCTGCCGTTGCAGGTTGGAGTGATCCACCACGTCAAAATCTACAATGCCGATGCGGCCAATGCCCGCCGCCGCCAGGTACAGCAGCAACGGGGAACCTAGCCCACCTGTACCGATGCAGAGAACACTAGCCGCTTTCAGCCGCTTTTGTCCCTCTACACCGACCTCCGGCAGGATCAGGTGTCTGGAATATCGTTCGTAGTCGTCTTTGGTTAACTGGATCTCGTCCAGATTGGGATTGAGCATAGGGGTTTGGGTATCAGGGTTTAGAGGTTAGGAGCTAGGACAGGATATTAAGGTTTTTGGGTAACGGAGTGATAGATTCAGGCGGAATGAGGAAGGATTTAGATTTATCTTCCTCATGTCTGTTCCTCCTTAAAACTAATTCAATCGATTCGTCGGAATCTTTTCAATCTTTTCATCAGACTACGACTCCAATACTCCAAAATATTCCAACATCCCGCTACACTTCATCTCGACATCACAATTATTCAGAACAGATTATAGGACTTACACAGTTGGACGATTTCTCGCGGGCGCAGCCCGCGAGAAATCGTCCAAAACCCAGAAAACTTAATCGCAAGTGCGTAAGTACTCTGTAAATTAAGTATCTGACGGTTTTACTCCCACTGGTGCAGGTCGAATGTTGTCGTAGTGACGACTAAGTTTGCTCCTGGCAGTTTCAGCTAGACGGTTTCCCGTTCAGGGTTTAATTGCCGCTAACAAGGCACAAGAGCCATTTTTTTCATAACTGTAGTGTTCTTTGTAGACATGACCCGCTTGCATCAGCAACGGGGCAACCACCTCACCGATGAGGAAACAGGGACGCTCATCGAAGCAGACTACCGGGTAGGCAGGGTCATAAGGTTGGGCGTACAACCAAAGGATCTGTTCCATTTGAGCAATAAAGCGGCTATCCAATTGACCCAGACACCACGTCTGCTTGAGGTGAGGCTTCAACTCGTTTTTTTGAAAATCTTCGCGACTTGCGTATGTGAAATACTCTAGCAATAGTTCAGTTCAACCGCCTTATCCGCCAGCAGACGCAAGTCCCAGCGGTCATGACCGACTGGGGCTTCACTACAGGCTAAAGCCGTAATATTGGCTCGTTGCTCACCATCAAACTCGATTGGACGACCCGAGCGGGGCTTGTCATGCAGCATCTGCAATCCTTCCTGTTCATAGCGCTCGCGCCATGCCTGCACCGTCGTCTCTGAGACACTTAAGGTCATCGCAACGGCACTTACGGGTTTGCCTCGGTCAAGTTCCAGTAAACCAGTTGCCTGCTTAAACTGCCGGGCTCCCAGTTGACCCTTACGCAACAAATTCTTTAGGTAATCGCGGTCGGTTGGACGCAGTTCGACTTGGCACTTTTTCATCTCTACTCAACTAACAATAGGACTGTGAACAGTCTACTACTCACTCGCTTGAGTCCAAAAAACTTAATTTACAGAGTAGTAAGTCCTAAGAGCTAATTTATGAAGCAAATCTTAAGAAGCCTGAAACTCTTGGCATGTGTGGCTTTGAGGTCATGTTTGCCCAGGAAAAGCGGTTTCTCGGAAATCCTTGATTAACAAGGCTTTCAGGCTCCTTTACAAATTAGCTCTAAGATGATTCAGAATAGATGAGGGGTTCTGCCTGAAAGGCATGGTCTTGATCCAAATTCCAGGATAGTAAATCCTGGGCGCTTCTTTGGGAAACAGACACGATGATATAGGAATAGTGTGGCCAGGCGATCGCC
The Thermoleptolyngbya sichuanensis A183 DNA segment above includes these coding regions:
- a CDS encoding DNA adenine methylase; its protein translation is MVTSVSPTLLPRPFLKWAGGKGQLISQYLPYFPDSFETYHEPFLGGGAIFFRLQPARSVLMDINDELVNVYRCVRDRVMDVIVLLEEHQLHHGQDYYYWVRSNPGTTDVERAARLIYLNRTCFNGLYRENSRGQFNVPMGRYKNPKICHVDLLQAAAIALRHTELFAHPFEMVLEHARTPQDFVYLDPPYYPISATSRFTSYNRYAFNRDDQIRLRDVFAELARRGVKAMLSNSDCEFIRDLYADFPTHTITAARSINSNARRRGKITEVLVTSYR
- a CDS encoding MFS transporter; this translates as MTSPVGRSPVLWRQVLGLAAVQSAITLMWVMYGAYVPQLLEQFGLPISLGVAIAALENALAIAFQPLMGSLSDRAQRWTGTRFPFIAVGVVLTAALFLAIPGITVLDTGTALRGLMLFVLVAWSLAMTVFHSPVLSLLGHYTTVSHLPLAASFLTVASGIVGTLVPVVNQMILNLGPLATFLVGSTVLLLAAALLRRLDAPVSFTLSGAIATDASPLPSLGSLSFLAAVGLCLGWGAAANDGCGARHDLDPSAGSKLESNHALGGDRHCRRCRALGGDRHSPGQSTSPDGWRSGGSAGGDAVGAGALGGDCSAGYSSADFGAGADSKRRLACSPCPSAREPCWAGRGAIPRRRFGGQSPAKCVAGGSAVTQPG
- the moeB gene encoding molybdopterin-synthase adenylyltransferase MoeB; this encodes MLNPNLDEIQLTKDDYERYSRHLILPEVGVEGQKRLKAASVLCIGTGGLGSPLLLYLAAAGIGRIGIVDFDVVDHSNLQRQVIHGTSWVGKPKIQSAKNRILEINPYCQVDLYETRLSSENALSIMEPYDIVVDGTDNFPTRYLVNDACVLSGKPNVYGSIFRFEGQATVFNYQDGPNYRDLYPEPPPPGLVPSCAEGGVLGILPGIIGVIQATETVKIILGQGQTLNGRLLLFNALNMTFRELKLRPNPERPVIEKLIDYEEFCGIPQAKAMEAQQQSEMQEMTVTELKQLLDSGADGYVVIDVRNPNEYEIAKIPGTTLIPLPEIENGDGVAKVQELLNGHKLIAHCKMGGRSAKALAILKERAGIDGINVKGGITAWSREVDPSVPEY
- a CDS encoding helix-turn-helix domain-containing protein — translated: MTLSVSETTVQAWRERYEQEGLQMLHDKPRSGRPIEFDGEQRANITALACSEAPVGHDRWDLRLLADKAVELNYC